Proteins encoded in a region of the Altererythrobacter ishigakiensis genome:
- a CDS encoding SLC13 family permease — protein sequence MIALPSLHAIAAMVLTIAMFVGFARGRMSIEIISLLTIAVIAVGLYFFPLDGTSETDGLILAFEGFGHYALITICALMVMGRGLVVTGALEPAARLLERLFKMNLQLGLLFSLFIAFTLSMVVNNTPVLVLMIPIFVALAERGALPASKTLIPLNAASLLGGLATTIGTSTNILVVSIAVDLGMREMGVFDFTPIVLGASLIALPYLWLVMPKLLGDNRVEAAHAPRMFHTRLRIGGDSELIGQEVSAILPKLPDGIRFHDKMTGPVQPQQRLHISGSHQALEDAVRVLKGELAPTWVLDRIRRQAGNKEQDIVVVEMTVTADSRLINRTLPTSGIADLHGVAVLGIHRPDRLLGEKANYSEVGDLRISEGDVLLVMGLPGDLQDFATSDSLLMLEGARELPRKSKALLAATIMGVSIFTASIGIFPIAISALAGAILMFVTGCVKFERVGRALSAQVIVLIAASIAIGRVILESGAAAWLGELLSLGLQFLPPAGIVAAIMLFVTILTNFASNATAATVGTPIAFSIANQLGIPAEPLVLAVLFGCNLCYATPIAYQTNMLIMGEGSYVFKDYVRTGVPLVLIMVTSLSAMLAWSYSMW from the coding sequence ATGATCGCGCTGCCTTCCTTACATGCAATAGCCGCTATGGTGTTGACCATTGCGATGTTCGTCGGCTTCGCTCGTGGGCGTATGTCGATTGAGATCATTTCACTGCTTACGATCGCAGTGATTGCGGTTGGCCTCTATTTCTTTCCGCTTGATGGAACCAGTGAGACAGATGGCTTGATTCTGGCCTTCGAGGGTTTCGGCCACTACGCGTTGATCACAATCTGTGCATTAATGGTGATGGGTCGGGGGTTAGTAGTAACAGGTGCACTTGAGCCAGCTGCGCGTCTTCTTGAACGACTTTTCAAGATGAACCTGCAGTTGGGCCTGCTTTTCTCGCTATTTATCGCCTTCACCTTGTCCATGGTGGTGAACAACACCCCCGTGCTGGTGCTGATGATCCCAATATTTGTGGCGTTGGCCGAGCGCGGAGCTTTACCAGCTTCAAAGACGTTGATCCCGCTGAATGCTGCGTCGTTGCTAGGCGGGCTCGCAACCACGATTGGCACCTCGACCAATATCCTCGTAGTATCGATTGCGGTCGATTTGGGTATGCGAGAAATGGGTGTGTTTGACTTTACACCCATTGTGCTCGGCGCCTCATTGATCGCATTGCCTTACCTCTGGCTGGTCATGCCAAAGCTGCTCGGTGACAACCGGGTAGAGGCCGCGCACGCGCCCCGGATGTTTCATACGCGCCTGCGCATTGGCGGTGACAGCGAACTGATCGGCCAAGAAGTCTCCGCCATTCTGCCAAAGTTGCCAGACGGAATTCGTTTCCACGACAAGATGACGGGGCCGGTACAACCACAACAACGCTTGCACATTTCGGGCTCGCACCAAGCGCTCGAGGATGCGGTTCGTGTTCTGAAGGGCGAGTTGGCGCCAACCTGGGTCCTGGATCGCATTCGACGCCAGGCCGGAAACAAAGAACAGGATATCGTCGTCGTTGAGATGACGGTTACCGCAGACTCTCGCCTCATCAATCGTACGCTCCCGACATCAGGTATCGCGGACCTGCATGGCGTTGCAGTGTTGGGCATTCATCGTCCTGATCGCCTGTTGGGAGAGAAAGCTAACTACAGCGAGGTCGGTGATCTCAGAATCAGCGAAGGCGACGTTCTGTTGGTTATGGGGCTTCCCGGAGATCTTCAGGATTTCGCTACGAGCGACAGCTTGTTGATGCTCGAGGGGGCACGCGAATTGCCTCGCAAATCGAAAGCCCTTCTGGCTGCCACCATTATGGGTGTTTCGATCTTCACTGCATCTATCGGAATTTTTCCGATCGCCATTTCGGCTCTGGCTGGTGCCATTTTGATGTTCGTTACCGGCTGCGTGAAGTTCGAACGGGTCGGGCGAGCCTTGTCGGCTCAGGTCATCGTTCTCATTGCGGCCAGCATCGCGATCGGTCGGGTTATTCTTGAGAGCGGGGCGGCTGCCTGGTTGGGCGAATTGTTATCATTAGGGCTACAATTCCTGCCGCCTGCAGGAATTGTTGCGGCAATTATGCTGTTCGTGACGATCCTGACCAACTTCGCGTCGAATGCGACGGCGGCTACGGTCGGAACGCCTATTGCTTTCAGTATTGCCAACCAGCTCGGCATCCCAGCCGAACCCCTGGTCCTCGCGGTCTTGTTCGGGTGCAACCTCTGCTACGCTACGCCGATTGCCTATCAAACCAATATGTTGATCATGGGCGAAGGGAGCTATGTGTTTAAAGACTATGTGCGCACAGGTGTCCCGCTCGTCCTGATCATGGTGACCAGCCTGTCAGCGATGTTGGCATGGTCATACAGCATGTGGTGA
- a CDS encoding inositol monophosphatase family protein codes for MSMFSGLVRVMEKAARKAGNRLRRDFGEVEHLQVSRKGPADFVSKADMRAERAIYDELLHARPDWGFVLEEAGIIEGDPTKPRWIIDPLDGTSNFLHGIPHFAISIAVQEPKLDGSGWGEVTAGVVYHPINDETYWAEKTRGAWLQDARLRVSARSRLSDSLIATGIPFQGAGDPNEWMKIYSAIGPEVAGIRRFGAASLDMAYVAQGRFDGFWETGLSDWDTAAGCLLIREAGGFVSDFRGRSEPVHAKHVLAANDALHSKLHKLLAGALKA; via the coding sequence ATGTCGATGTTTTCTGGCCTCGTTCGCGTGATGGAGAAGGCGGCACGCAAAGCTGGCAATCGATTGCGCCGCGATTTTGGCGAAGTCGAGCACCTGCAGGTAAGCCGCAAAGGACCTGCTGACTTCGTATCGAAAGCTGACATGCGCGCTGAGCGTGCAATCTATGATGAACTACTCCATGCGCGACCTGACTGGGGCTTTGTGCTGGAAGAGGCAGGCATAATCGAAGGCGATCCGACCAAGCCGCGGTGGATCATTGATCCGTTAGATGGAACCAGCAACTTCCTGCACGGCATTCCGCATTTTGCGATTTCCATAGCGGTGCAGGAGCCAAAGCTTGATGGGTCTGGCTGGGGCGAGGTGACGGCCGGAGTGGTCTATCACCCTATCAACGATGAGACGTACTGGGCTGAGAAAACGCGCGGTGCGTGGCTGCAGGATGCACGTTTGCGCGTGTCGGCGCGTTCCCGCCTTTCTGATTCATTGATCGCAACGGGCATCCCTTTCCAGGGAGCCGGCGACCCGAATGAATGGATGAAGATCTACTCGGCGATCGGGCCAGAAGTCGCGGGCATCCGCCGATTCGGCGCCGCATCGCTGGATATGGCTTATGTTGCGCAAGGCCGGTTTGACGGTTTTTGGGAAACCGGTCTTAGCGATTGGGACACAGCTGCAGGCTGTCTTCTGATCAGGGAAGCGGGCGGATTCGTGAGCGATTTTCGCGGTCGTTCGGAACCCGTCCACGCAAAACATGTGCTCGCAGCAAACGATGCATTGCACTCAAAATTGCACAAACTTCTTGCTGGAGCATTGAAGGCTTGA
- the efp gene encoding elongation factor P has protein sequence MKISGVDIRPGNIIEYENGIWKVAKIQHTQPGKGGAYMQVEMKNLQDGRKTNVRFRSADTVEKVRLDTREYQFLYEDGDMLVFMDQETYEQINLPSDLLGDARPFLQDGMQVQLELWEEKPISVQLPQQIEAEIVEADAVVKGQTASSSYKPAVLDNGVRIMVPPHIESGTRIVVDVYEQTYVGKAG, from the coding sequence ATGAAGATCAGCGGCGTCGATATCCGCCCAGGCAACATCATTGAGTACGAGAACGGCATCTGGAAAGTTGCCAAGATCCAGCACACACAGCCGGGCAAAGGCGGTGCCTATATGCAGGTCGAGATGAAAAACCTGCAGGATGGGCGCAAAACCAATGTCCGTTTTCGTAGTGCTGACACGGTTGAGAAGGTGCGTTTGGACACCCGTGAGTATCAGTTCCTCTACGAAGATGGCGATATGCTCGTGTTTATGGATCAGGAAACCTACGAGCAGATCAACCTGCCATCAGACCTTCTGGGTGATGCGCGCCCGTTCCTGCAAGACGGCATGCAGGTTCAGCTTGAGCTGTGGGAAGAGAAGCCGATCAGCGTGCAATTGCCGCAGCAGATCGAAGCCGAAATCGTTGAAGCCGATGCTGTGGTGAAGGGGCAGACCGCTTCTTCCAGCTACAAGCCGGCTGTCCTGGACAATGGAGTGCGCATCATGGTGCCGCCACATATCGAAAGCGGCACACGCATCGTGGTCGATGTCTATGAGCAGACTTATGTCGGGAAGGCTGGCTAA